A genome region from Macaca fascicularis isolate 582-1 chromosome 3, T2T-MFA8v1.1 includes the following:
- the C3H7orf78 gene encoding putative uncharacterized protein C7orf78 homolog isoform X2 has product MYQPSLPNFETTYEKDPFGLKFKSQPLSTVYGYQLPKDDKQKNTTKRFITHKHRECTWDSKLILTKAPWPVRSASYTRHRRQRDAYSAFMDRVEEKFTKICKSR; this is encoded by the exons TACCAACCTAGTTTACCAAACTTTGAGACGACTTATGAAAAGGACCCCTTTGGATTAAAGTTTAAATCACAACCCTTAAGTACAG TATATGGGTACCAATTACCAAAAGATGATAAACAGAAGAATACTACAAAAAGATTTATCACCCACAAGCATCGTGAATGCACCTGGGATTCAAAACTAATTTTGACAAAAGCCCCATGGCCTGTTAGATCTGCTTCATATACA AGACATAGAAGGCAACGTGATGCGTACAGTGCATTTATGGATCGTGTGGAAGAAAAGTTTACAAAGATATGCAAGAGCAG ATAA
- the C3H7orf78 gene encoding putative uncharacterized protein C7orf78 homolog isoform X1 translates to MYHESQRGTRDTDIAKRLQYPSHQDLNSKWKKSVLQPPQCKMKVNVWEIKPPDFSYKLYTSLRIPERPSKPIKEEKRRKKISFPETMLHLPSIRNHPKEAIAPKFITTFPRLDSQKAKLMFVKSGQYPRGVYVNPKPHDFRQYQPSLPNFETTYEKDPFGLKFKSQPLSTVYGYQLPKDDKQKNTTKRFITHKHRECTWDSKLILTKAPWPVRSASYTRHRRQRDAYSAFMDRVEEKFTKICKSR, encoded by the exons ATGTACCATGAGTCTCAGAGAGGCACGAGAGATACGGATATTGCAAAGAGGCTGCAATATCCTTCACATCAGGATCTCAActccaaatggaaaaaaagtgtTCTGCAACCTCCACAATGTAAAATGAAAGTTAATGTATGGGAAATAAAGCCTCCTGATTTTAGCTACAAACTGTATACATCTTTGAGAATTCCAGAAAGACCATCAAAACccattaaggaagaaaaaaggaggaaaaaaatcagttttccaGAAACAATGCTTCACTTGCCCAGCATAAGGAATCATCCTAAGGAGGCCATAGCTCCTAAATTTATAACTACATTTCCACGTTTGGATTCACAAAAAGCAAAGTTAATGTTTGTGAAGAGTGGACAGTATCCGAGGGGTGTATATGTCAATCCCAAACCACATGACTTTCGACAG TACCAACCTAGTTTACCAAACTTTGAGACGACTTATGAAAAGGACCCCTTTGGATTAAAGTTTAAATCACAACCCTTAAGTACAG TATATGGGTACCAATTACCAAAAGATGATAAACAGAAGAATACTACAAAAAGATTTATCACCCACAAGCATCGTGAATGCACCTGGGATTCAAAACTAATTTTGACAAAAGCCCCATGGCCTGTTAGATCTGCTTCATATACA AGACATAGAAGGCAACGTGATGCGTACAGTGCATTTATGGATCGTGTGGAAGAAAAGTTTACAAAGATATGCAAGAGCAG ATAA